The genomic stretch AGGAAAATAGTACATGTTAAAACTCAGTTATTATTCCTTTGGGCCTTTTATTTAAGAAAAGTACAACTGATAACTTCATCCGTGTACAAAAGGATAGatacaataattgttttgtttttgaactTTGAATTAAGAAATACTTTGATACCTATGTTTTATTTGAGAATTCAAGCTACTTAGGTTTTCATACACTGGttaaactttattttcattttttgttttaactttttttggtcACACATTATGTAAAGTGTTAAGATTAGAAACCGTCctttcatttaaaattgaaagtGTGATTATTCATAATCAATCAGAAAAGAAATAACATATGAACTGTGTGCCTTATTTGACAGATGACCAACAGTCATatacaacatatttattatttagttttttgttgttaaCTTGtagtgtttttatatatatatatcttttacatTGGAATGACACGAAGATcgtaataaaatataataatatcgACTATCGTTTAGATTCATTTCTAAAAGATCAGTATGGGGAAAAAATCCATCAATATCTTTTTCTTCATCAGAATATAAGATTCGTTATTTACTGTAGACATTTTTTCATTCTTCCCTCATCATGTCTGGACTTGAATGTGAACACGCTTCTTATGCTGCCGTGTTTGGTATTTGGGATTTGAACACCCTTCTCTCGCCGGGTGTGGGACTTGAATGTGAACACGCTTCTTATGCTGCCGTGTTTGGTATTTGGGATTTGAACACACTTCTCTTGCCGGGTGTAGGACTTGAATGTGAACACGCTTCTAATGCTGCCGGGTGTGGGACTTGGGATTTGAACAACCTTCTCTCGCCGGGTGTGGGACTTGGGATTCGTTCACCGTGTTTGGTACTTGGGATTTGAACAACCTTCTCTCATCGGGTTAAGGAACTTGGTATTGAAACACCCTTCCCTTACCTAGTTTGTGACTTCGGATTTGAACGCCCTTTCCTCATTGGGATTGGGACTTGGGTATTGAACACCCGTACCTCATTCCCTGTCCTGGTTTGCAACTTGGGATTTAAACGTCCTTCCCTCATTGGGTTTGGGACTTGGAATTTGAACACCTTTCCCTCATTGGGTTTGGAACTTTGGATATGAACATGATTCGCGTCAGTAACATTTTGGCACTTTGTCTTCTACAATTACTACGCCTTCTAGGCTGTATAAAAAAGTTTTCTTTAGTGAAGTGATTTGTCTTTCGACGTCAGCTTCATCTTAGGTTGTTACACAGATCATGATGTATGTGTGCATGTAGATGGAGTACTTTGCAGATTAGTTGTTTTGTCAGACATGTTTGTACTAAAGACGCCTTTCTTTAGAAGGATTACAAAAACGTGTAAAAAGGTGTACTTTTATGgcttgaaattttgtttttaattatatatcatgtatacaaaaacaatacaaataaaaactcTGTAAGAAATGATACCTACAGCTGATTATAGTTTTGACAAAAATGTATACAGTTAAACATTATGGTCTCCATCAGgaaacattttctttttcatgTTGAAAATATACTAATTaaaataagattgagaaaggaaatggggaatgtgtcaaagcgacaacaacccgaccagagagcagacaacagccgaaggccaccaatgggtcttcaatgtagcgagaaactcccgcatccgaaaggcgtccttcagctggctccttaaaaaatatgtatactagttcagtgataatggacgtcatagtTTAGTTAAAGTAAAGAAATGAGGTTATTAATTTTTGATCAATGTTAAAGTGATTATTTCgttcatatttgattatattcttcATTTAAGCTTTTAAGGTAACGTCAAATGTTTAGGGTGTTCCATCGTGCATGAAAAGCAAAGTCTTAATAAAAGTTTGTTTCGTATTACAGATGAGGGTCTAGACCAGATGGTATGTTGTAACGGTGATCAACCTGTTAACAGGTAAGATTATCTTTCCTTGAAATAATTAATCGGAATAATGACGTCCCTTGGCACCAAGATAAATTATTCAGATGCTAAGCCCCCATCATGAAAATAGCAAATTGGATCCAAGTAAAACAACTGAAAGCCGACGAATACATAAAAATATGTCATACCCTTTTAGAAAAAGGGTTCAAAAAGCTATTGTAGGGTCAAACTTGAATCCTAATCATGAAATTGTCTAGACTTGAATTTGCAGATTAAGTAATCTACACACAGTTATAAAAAGTTGGAAACCTAACGGAAATCAGCTCTATATTTGTGTTACCTTCGCCTCTTTCAAGAACAGGAATAGTTTTATTGTACTGGGAGTACGGACAAATTCAATTGAagtttaaaaatgaaagaatCGTTTTGAGATTGACAATTCAAAATCATGACACAAAAAAGAAAGTGACGACCAGACAAACAGCAGTCTACAAACATTACATAAACACCAAAGACTTGGCATGCAACGCCATCTTCACAAAAACCATGTTGACCTTATGTTTATCAGAAGGGTTATATCCCGTATGTATCACCTGTTAACTACAATTCAATATAAATTTCATGATTATAGAATATTGAGGAAGGTAACACACTTCCCTTTAAAGGTTCAGAAGGAGATCATTAAATGTATTATGACCGGTGTTCGGATGATTTGTAGATTGAGTGGTAAAACATTTAACTGTTTAcgtttttggatttgagcgtcactgatgagtcttttgaaaacgaaacgcgcgtctggcgtaaatacaaaatttaatcctggtatctatgatgaatttatttgtcGACTTATGGAGGTAGTGACGAGAGGCAGGAATATACATCAacaagacagcaaccaaacaacactGAAAGCCAAATAAAGCCATTCATATACCAATATACGGTTAAAACAAAAGACTTTAGCGTCCACACACCAATCGCCAACCAGAGTAAACAAAAATGTGGAATGAATTTTTCAAACCTTGTAAGACTATCAAAGAActgttattttatattaagaatcattttgtttgttttagaccGGAATGTTTCCCTTTCTTTACTCCTCCTGGAGAattcaaacatacatgtatggAGTTTGTACGTTCAGAAGCAGCACCAACTACAGGCTGTGGACCAGGTATATATTATTAGAGATAAGTAAAAAAGAACACAATAAAATACGACATTCTTTAGagattgtttaaaattaaaaattgttgtaTGACATTAATTAAAAACTTGATTTTCAATGTGTTTATAATGAAGCATCAAATATAGACAAGCAAATATTTACAAAGTCTTTATATTTTGCACAATACTAAAATACTCCATCTACATACTTGCTAATAACATGACGTTTCGCACCTTTTGTAACAGCGATAGGTATAGATTaccaactgtcatacaagtgagaggtttagcttatTTCAAATGCAGGTTTAATCTACATTTTAAACaaacgaaaatgcctgtaccaagtcaggatttaGGCTGTTTGTAATAATTTTGTGAAAACCGTTTAAGTTTTACACTAAtgtattctgaatacaaaaactGAATATTTATAATACGTACATTTGAGCAACAATATGGCGTAAATAACCACAAGCTCTGTTTAAACTTTTGCAAAGACGAAATACtaaaatacaatgtatttgtatGTATATAGGTCCTCGCCACCAGATGAATCAGAGAACGTCTTACTTAGATTTGTCACAGGTATATGGCAATAATATCAAGGCTATGAGAGAACTACGTACATTGCATGGAGGTGAGTCGTTTTTAGAAGTCATGATACAACCAATTCTGTGTTTCAGGATTTTATATTACTGCCAGTAGACGAAATAACTTTTAGTAAATAAATCAAGTTTGCCTTTTGGTAAGTTGCAAAGCAAAAACGGCTGTCTATCTTAGATGGCGAGCTGTGGGCGTATGTTGTTTCATTGTTGGTTGTTGAACGGCTTTTATTTTGCTGTTTTTCTCTCTAATGTGTTGCTCTTAAATAACTTCTTAGTTCCTTTTCTTGGTAGCCCGTAAgctcatttattattttgttcgcCGTGTTTAATACCAGTTAAATGAGTTTATCAACAGCCTATGCGATTCTGCATTGCTTGGACTTTTTTGCGCGATACGATAAAACGCGGGAAAATAGAACGTATGTTTATATTACACAAATATCAGTATAGTTTTAATTAACTTATTATTACCATGCATATTATGTGACTCTTGTGGGTGGTTCTTATTGACCGGTTATGGAGGAAATAGTAAGTTGTCAAAAGTTGATATTCAATGGACATACCTACTTACTTGACAGCTTATATCCAAAACATTAAGTGAATTATATCTAATAAATAGACTGGTTTACAGGTGAGATGCAGGAAGGTGCTGGAGGTTTGTTACCTGATGGACCACCTGACCTAGATTGTGTTGAAGGTCAAGTTTGTTTCAGAGCAGGTAAACTTTAATCAAGTATCATTTTACACACCTGAGTCTTGATAACAacttttattcaattgaaatatcTAAAGATACATTCACTCGTTTTAAACTCACAAACTTCTTGGTTTTGGACTGGAAAAAGCCAAGTCGTTGGTACCTACGAACATTTTAAAATAGTGACCTCTACAGAATTGTGTGTGTGAGTTGTCTAATTGCTGTCACGTCCATACATATTCTATTTCATAGACAGTATCACTATTCTAGAATCTGTTGATAAGAATATCCCCTTATTTACATTTACAAGAACCAGTACgggaaaaagaaatcaaatgttatatatatataatttagaaaCTACCCCTTTACAACGGAGCACTTGTGGACGGGGTATCCACAAATGCGTCTAACAGCATATGCAATGAAATATACAGACAAGTAAATACATTCATATAACATTTTCAGACTTAAAATTGATACATTGTAAAATAAGACATCATCTTACATAAGATAATAACcattttgtacaatataaaaatctAAACTAAACTAAAACTAAACTAATAGTAACTAAAACATATTACATAAACCAATAACATTTAAAGTTTAGGTTCCAATACCAATGCTCTCTTATAGTATATTTCACTCAGCATCTTCTATTTAACTACAGGAGACCACAGACATTCAGATGCACCAACATTAAACGTTATTCACGTTCTATTTCTGAGAGAACATAACAGGATAGCCCGAGGACTTCAAAAAATAAATCCACATTGGGGAGACGAAAAAATTTATcaggaaacgaaaaaaatattagatGGAATGTACCAACATATAATATACAACGAATATTTACCGGCCATTCTTGGAGAGGAAATAGTTACCAAATTTGGAATCAGAAGTACAGCTAGAGGATATAATAATGTTTACGATCCAAAAGTTGATGGATCAACCAGAAATGTATTTGCTGCAGCCGTATTTAGAATAGGACATACTCAAATTGAAACATTCGTTGGATTTATGACACCAGATTATGCACATGGAGCTCAAACACCAGTTGTGGAGGAATTTTTCAACACACGTTTAATACGCGGACATAATTCCATGTATGGTGTGGATGGAATAGCACGATGGATGTGTACACATTTCCAGGGAGCGCCAGATAGTTTTATTACACATGCAGTCAGGGATAGACTTTTCGAGACTGAGCCCGGAAACGGATTTGATTTACCAGCATTAAACATGCAGCGCGCCAGAGATCATGGTATTCCATCATATAATAAATGGAGAGAATTTTGTGGACTTAAACCTGCACTTCATTTTGGTGTTGCACCAATGGGTTTGATAGACCACGACCCACGATCAGCTAAAGCACTTCAATTGTCTTACAGGTAATGttcattataacaaaaatatatttactttacaATTGTCTTATGTCAAACAGAatgataaatcattttttttttcgattttaataTCTGAAATATTAGTTCTTTATATTGTTCTTGTTAGATTTTGGACGTTCGAGTTTTCCTTTTATCTGCATGCAGTAAGTGcatttcaacaaattaatttgtatttgtttaaattataaatggaaatgaggaatgtgtcgaagagacaacaaaccgaccatagagcagacaacagcacaaggccaccaatgggttttcaacacaAAAAGAATATCCTGCACATGGAGGCGGGCTTCGGTGGCCTCTTAACAATATGTATACATTAGCTTTGATATTAAACAATAATAACTACAATTATTTGTACAAGTATAATTCGAAATACAATATAAGCAGTAatgataatgaaaaaatatatattcataattataaagTTTTATGTATTTAAGTGCTTATTCATGAAATAATATCATATTCAAACAAGTAAAAAACTATGGAGAGAGACAAAGATTAGAGTTTTGATAAGCATCTGAATTAACCTGAGAGAAATCTCCGTATTTTGTCCatcattattattttctattaagAATGTGAAAATATAGGATGTAGTGGTGTTGCATACGATGTTTAACGAACATCAAAAAAGATATGATGTCCCAGTACTCCTTATATTTTTTCACAACAAGGCCATATTCAAAAAGACTTTGAAGCCCCTCTTCAAACAGTGTTTCTatgatttatcaaaattaaagattttgacaCTCTGATTGAAAGGGGGATAGTCTTCCTtctttacttatacatgtacttatataagtatgtatattttttatgacagCCATCCAAATGATATTGACATTTTCCCTGGAGCTTTATCAGAGGTACCAATGCCTGGTTCATTGTTAGGACCTACCTTTCAATGTCTCTTCAGTCTACAGTTTTTGAATTACAAAGTTGGAGATCGGTTTTATTACGAAAATGATTTTAAACATACAGGATTTACGCCAGGTAAGCCTTAAACAGTTATTGAATGTTGAAATAATTCATACGTATAATCAAAATACGCAAtgataaaaagttattaaaaaattacttcaaaataaaaaaaacccacctacTTGAAGTTagatgaagtaaaaaaaaaaagaagacgttTTACTGGGTTTATTTGCAAATAGAAAAATTGGAatctctgaaaaaaatattatattatatttgaagaaaatctGGTTGATATATATTCAGAAATTTGATTCACCCCAACATTATAGTTCAAAAGGAGCGAAAACCAACAACTACATTTGTCAACTACTCAAACTAAGGTTATGGCAATATGAAGGAGTTTGATATCAACATAATTACATTGCATGCAGTCTTatcaatatacaaattaataGCTAATTCACAGTGAAGTAAGATAtgcagtgtaattttatccctgTTTTAATggagaaatatttaaaaatataccgCGAATGAAATAAACATCAGTCTTTGATCGTATTCTGCCTATCCTACCTTAATATCACTATACAGGAACATATGATCAAAAACCAAGGCAGGGGTATGGGTGACAGAAATAACATTATAACGAATTTGCAATACTagtttaattcaaaatttgtatTCATGATACCAGTTATAAAACAGGTAAAAATTCAagacacaaaaaaatcaataaaaaaaaaaccaattcgtaaaacaaaatgaaaaaaagattagaCATTGCATTTGTAGATTACATTTACTCAATTTGACATTTTCTCTTTACATTTATAGGTCAACTTAACACCATTAAACAACAAAGACTCTCGTCGTTGTTTATGAGAAACATGCAAATGTCTCGTATGCAGCTCAATGCCTTTGTCTCGCCATTATCAGGGTAAGTATAACGTAGAGAATGTATCGTATGCAGCACAATGCTTTTGTCTCGCCATTATCTTTGGTAAATATAACGTAGAGAATGTCTCGAATGCAGCACAATGCTTTTGTCTCGCCATAATCTTTGGTAAATATAACGTAGAGAATGTCTCGAATGCAGCACAATGCTTTTGTCTCGCCATTATCTTTGGTAAATATAACGTAGAGAATGTCTCGAATGCAGCACAATGCTTTTCTCTCGCCATTATCTTTGGTAAATATAACGTAGAGAATGTCTCGTATGCAGCACAATGCTTTTGTCTCGCCATTATCTTTGGTAAATATAACGTAGAGAATGTCTCGTATGCAGCACAATGATTTTGTCTCGCCATAATCTGGGTAAGCATAACGTAGAGAATGTCTCGTATGCAGCACAATGCTTTTGTCTCGCCATTATCTGGGTAAGTATAACGTAGAGAATGTCTCGTATGCAGCAGAATGCTTTTGTCTCGCCATTATCTGGGTAAGTTTAACGTAGAGAATGTCTCGTATGCAGCAGAATGCTTTTGTCTCGCCATTATCTTTGGTAAGTATAACGTAGAGAATGTCTCGTATGCAGCACAATGCTTTTGTCTCGCCATTATCTGGGTAAGTATTACGAAGAGAATGTCGCAAATGCAGCAGAATGCTTTTGTCTCGCCATTATCTTTGGTAAGTATAACTTGGAGAATGTCTTGTATGCAGCACAATGTTTTTGTCTCGCCATTATCTGGGTAAGTTTAACGTAGAGAATGTCTCGTATGCAGCACAATGTTTTTGTCTCGCCATTATCTTTGGTAAGTATAACGTAGAGAATGTCTCGTATGCAGCACAATGCTTTTGTCTCGCCGTTATCTTTGGTAAGTATAACGTAGAGAATGTCTCGTATGCAGCACAATGTTTTTGTCTCGCCATTATCTGGTAAGTATAACATAGAGAATGTCTCGTATGCAGCACAATGCTTTTGTCTCGCCATTATCTGGGTACGTTTAACGTAGAGAATGTCTCATATGCAGCACAATGCTTTTGTCTCGCCATTATCTGGGTAAGTATAACGTAGAGAATGTCTCGTATGCAGCAGAATGCTTTTGTCTCGCCATTATCTTTGGTAAGTATAACGTAAAGAATGTCTCGTATGCAGCAGAATGCTTTTGTCTCGCCATTATCTGGGCAAGTATAACGTAGAGAATGTCTCGTATGCAGCAGAATGCTTTTGTCTCGCCATTATCTTTGGTAAGTATAACGTAGAGAATGTTTCGTATGCAGCACAATGTTTTTGTCTCGCCATTATCTGGGTAAGTTTAACGTAGAGAATGTCTCGTATGCAGCAGAATGCTTTTGTCTCGCCATTATCTGGGCAAGTATAACGTAGAGAATGTCTCGTATGCAGCAGAATGCTTTTGTCTCGCCATTATCTTTGGTAAGTATAACGTAGAGAATGTCTCGTATGCAGCACAATGCTTTTGTCTCGCCATTATCTGGGTAAGTTTAAGGTAGGGAATGTCTCGTATGCAGCAGAATGCTTTTGTCTCGCCATTATCTGGGCAAGTATAACGTAGAGAATGTCTCGTATGCAGCAGAATGCTTTTGTCACGCCATTATCTTTGGTAAGTATAACTTGGAGAATGTCTCGTATGCAGCAGAATGCTTTTGTCTCGCCATTATCTGGGCAAGTATAACGTAGAGAATGTCTCGTATGCAGCAGAATGCTTTTGTCACGCCATTATCTTTGGTAAGTATAACTTGGAGAATGTCTCGTATGCAGCAGAATGCTTTTGTCTCGCCATTATCTGGGCAAGTATAACGTAGAGAATGTCTCGTATGCAGCAGAATGCTTTTGTCACGCCATTATCTTTGGTAAGTATAACTTGGAGAATGTTTCGTATGCAGCAGAATGCTTTTCTCTCGCCATTATCTGGGCAAGTATAACGTAGAGAATGTCTCGTATGCAGCAGAATGCTTTTGTCTCGCCATTATCTGGTTAAGTATAACGTAGAGAATGTCTCGTATGCAGCACAATGCTTTTGTCTCGCCATTATCTTTGGTAAGTATAACATAGAGAATG from Mytilus edulis chromosome 7, xbMytEdul2.2, whole genome shotgun sequence encodes the following:
- the LOC139529842 gene encoding peroxidase-like protein, which produces MTLQKHIWVITFMCYCQHIAGGLNNVPVVMTVHSLADTIRELVNEAANEVNMQRNMIMMENRMKMSPQTMRQETHQSTPSNMMYTFLRRSEDMMIEGAFGKAAEIAITATSKIEKRLKRPATSTDIVPLFHKFIEPYCPKRHIVCNPLEKYRTADGTCNNLHNPVWGTAITPQPRFLPPNYGDSQNLGHIPRILSVTGDPLPSPRLISNNVHGSGVNHPRSQKYTVALTHFGQFIDHDVISTPILIDEGLDQMVCCNGDQPVNRPECFPFFTPPGEFKHTCMEFVRSEAAPTTGCGPGPRHQMNQRTSYLDLSQVYGNNIKAMRELRTLHGGEMQEGAGGLLPDGPPDLDCVEGQVCFRAGDHRHSDAPTLNVIHVLFLREHNRIARGLQKINPHWGDEKIYQETKKILDGMYQHIIYNEYLPAILGEEIVTKFGIRSTARGYNNVYDPKVDGSTRNVFAAAVFRIGHTQIETFVGFMTPDYAHGAQTPVVEEFFNTRLIRGHNSMYGVDGIARWMCTHFQGAPDSFITHAVRDRLFETEPGNGFDLPALNMQRARDHGIPSYNKWREFCGLKPALHFGVAPMGLIDHDPRSAKALQLSYSHPNDIDIFPGALSEVPMPGSLLGPTFQCLFSLQFLNYKVGDRFYYENDFKHTGFTPGQLNTIKQQRLSSLFMRNMQMSRMQLNAFVSPLSGPQRHGHEMFPPLDLNFWREIVIHKKK